In Alicyclobacillus vulcanalis, a single window of DNA contains:
- the rplL gene encoding 50S ribosomal protein L7/L12, whose protein sequence is MTTAEILEAVKNMTVLELNELVKAIEEEFGVTAAAPVAFAGAVPGAGEAAQAEQTEFDVILTSAGASKINVIKVVREITGLGLKEAKDLVDNAPKPIKEKVSKEEADSIKAKLEEAGASVEVK, encoded by the coding sequence ATGACCACGGCTGAGATCTTGGAAGCTGTGAAAAACATGACGGTGCTCGAGCTGAATGAGCTCGTCAAGGCCATTGAGGAGGAGTTCGGTGTGACCGCGGCCGCGCCTGTGGCTTTCGCCGGCGCGGTTCCTGGGGCGGGCGAGGCCGCTCAGGCTGAGCAGACCGAGTTCGACGTGATCCTCACGTCCGCAGGCGCCTCGAAGATCAACGTCATCAAGGTCGTCCGCGAGATCACGGGCCTCGGCCTGAAGGAAGCGAAGGATCTCGTCGACAATGCGCCGAAGCCGATCAAGGAGAAGGTCTCGAAGGAAGAGGCCGACAGCATCAAGGCGAAGCTCGAAGAGGCTGGCGCTTCCGTCGAGGTCAAGTAA
- the rplJ gene encoding 50S ribosomal protein L10: protein MAIRRAEKEQIVQSVAERMRRSKSIVLADYRGLTVAEDTELRARLRQAGIEYSVVKNTLTTRAAEQAEIQGLEPFLSGPTAIAFSYDDPVAPAKILHEFSREHKALELKGGYVEGRVVDAKEVEALAKLPSREGLLSMLLSVLQAPMRNLAYVLSQVAEKQGGEVASAAE, encoded by the coding sequence TTGGCGATTCGCCGTGCCGAAAAAGAGCAAATCGTACAGTCCGTTGCCGAGCGCATGCGGCGGAGCAAGAGCATCGTGCTGGCGGACTATCGCGGCCTCACGGTCGCCGAGGACACGGAGCTGCGCGCGCGCCTGCGTCAGGCCGGGATCGAGTACTCCGTCGTCAAGAATACGCTGACCACGCGGGCTGCGGAGCAGGCTGAGATTCAGGGCTTGGAGCCTTTCTTGTCCGGGCCCACAGCCATTGCCTTCAGCTATGACGATCCGGTTGCGCCGGCCAAAATCCTGCATGAGTTCTCGCGCGAACACAAGGCGCTCGAGCTCAAAGGCGGGTACGTCGAAGGCCGGGTTGTCGATGCGAAGGAAGTGGAGGCGCTCGCGAAGCTGCCTTCGCGCGAAGGCCTGTTGTCGATGCTTCTCAGTGTTCTCCAGGCGCCGATGCGCAACCTGGCATACGTGTTGTCGCAGGTGGCGGAAAAGCAGGGTGGAGAAGTCGCTTCAGCAGCAGAGTGA
- the rplA gene encoding 50S ribosomal protein L1, whose protein sequence is MAKLSKRLQEMHKLVDRTQLYDVDEAMELVKKTATAKFNETVEVAVRLGVDPRKQDQQVRGAVVLPHGTGKTPRVLVFAKGEKAREAQEAGADIVGDDDLIQKISQGWLDFDVAVATPDMMPAVGRLGRILGPRGLMPNPKTGTVTFDVARAVNEIKSGKVEYRLDKAGIIHCPIGKASFEKEQLVENFRALMSALVKAKPPAAKGTYVRGVTVSSTMGPGIRVNPQRAAVGD, encoded by the coding sequence ATGGCAAAGCTCAGCAAGCGTCTCCAGGAGATGCACAAGCTCGTGGATCGCACGCAGCTGTACGACGTGGACGAGGCGATGGAACTCGTCAAGAAGACTGCCACCGCGAAGTTTAACGAGACGGTGGAGGTCGCGGTCAGGCTGGGTGTGGATCCCCGGAAACAAGATCAGCAGGTTCGCGGCGCCGTCGTGTTGCCGCATGGCACGGGCAAGACGCCGCGCGTGCTCGTGTTCGCGAAGGGCGAGAAGGCCCGGGAAGCGCAGGAGGCGGGCGCGGACATCGTCGGCGACGACGACCTGATTCAAAAGATCTCTCAGGGCTGGCTCGATTTCGACGTCGCCGTGGCCACCCCGGACATGATGCCGGCGGTCGGCCGCCTTGGCCGCATCCTCGGTCCGCGCGGACTGATGCCCAACCCGAAGACGGGCACGGTCACGTTCGATGTCGCTCGCGCGGTGAACGAGATCAAGTCCGGTAAGGTGGAGTACCGCCTGGATAAGGCCGGGATCATCCACTGCCCGATCGGCAAGGCGTCGTTCGAGAAGGAACAGCTGGTGGAGAATTTCCGGGCTTTGATGAGTGCGTTGGTGAAGGCAAAGCCGCCTGCTGCGAAGGGCACGTATGTGCGGGGCGTGACGGTATCGTCCACCATGGGCCCTGGCATACGCGTCAACCCGCAGCGCGCCGCTGTGGGCGACTGA
- the rplK gene encoding 50S ribosomal protein L11 yields the protein MPKKIVKVVKLQIPAGKATPAPPVGPALGQAQVGNIMGFCKEFNARTADQVGLIIPVVIYVYEDRSYTFELKTPPASVLLKKAAGVESGSAEPNRVKVGKVTRAQVREIAEQKMQDLNAASVEAAMRMVEGTARSMGITVVD from the coding sequence TTGCCGAAGAAGATTGTCAAGGTTGTGAAGCTGCAAATTCCAGCCGGAAAGGCAACGCCTGCGCCGCCGGTAGGTCCTGCGCTCGGCCAAGCGCAAGTGGGCAACATCATGGGCTTCTGTAAGGAGTTCAATGCGCGCACGGCCGATCAGGTCGGTTTGATCATTCCGGTCGTCATTTACGTGTATGAGGACCGTTCGTACACGTTTGAACTGAAGACCCCGCCGGCTTCCGTGTTGCTCAAGAAGGCTGCCGGTGTGGAGTCGGGTTCGGCCGAGCCGAACCGCGTCAAAGTGGGCAAGGTGACTCGCGCACAGGTTCGCGAGATCGCCGAGCAAAAGATGCAAGACCTGAATGCTGCTTCGGTCGAGGCCGCCATGCGGATGGTCGAGGGCACGGCCCGCAGCATGGGCATCACGGTTGTCGACTGA
- the nusG gene encoding transcription termination/antitermination protein NusG, translated as MENLEKQWYVIHTYSGYENKVKSNLESRVQTMGMEDRIFRVVVPTEEAVEIKNGKKRVVQRKTYPGYVLVEMIMTDDSWYVVRNTPGVTGFVGSPGAGSKPMPLMPHEVEQILSSMGVGESKPVAQFKVGDVVRLTSGPFADMVGTVEEVHPEHQKLKVLVSMFGRETPLEADFTQVERLP; from the coding sequence ATGGAGAATCTTGAGAAGCAGTGGTATGTGATTCACACATACTCCGGCTACGAGAACAAGGTGAAGAGCAATCTCGAGAGCCGCGTTCAGACAATGGGCATGGAAGACCGGATTTTTCGGGTCGTGGTGCCTACGGAAGAGGCTGTCGAGATCAAAAACGGCAAAAAGCGTGTGGTGCAGCGCAAGACGTACCCTGGATACGTCCTCGTCGAGATGATCATGACGGATGACTCTTGGTATGTCGTGCGCAACACGCCTGGGGTGACTGGGTTCGTCGGTTCCCCTGGCGCCGGCTCTAAGCCTATGCCGCTCATGCCTCATGAGGTTGAGCAAATCCTCAGCTCCATGGGCGTGGGTGAATCGAAGCCGGTGGCGCAGTTCAAGGTCGGCGACGTCGTTCGCCTGACCAGTGGACCGTTCGCAGACATGGTTGGAACGGTCGAGGAGGTCCATCCAGAGCACCAAAAGCTCAAGGTTCTCGTCTCCATGTTCGGGCGCGAGACGCCTCTCGAGGCTGACTTCACGCAGGTTGAGCGCTTGCCCTGA
- the secE gene encoding preprotein translocase subunit SecE, producing the protein MAKPNDTLVELNQQAKRTGIVAFFKESFREFKRVRWPKRREVVVYTAACLLVCAILGVLIWAFDIGVSAAMSAIGVD; encoded by the coding sequence GTGGCCAAACCGAACGATACCCTCGTGGAACTGAATCAGCAGGCGAAGCGGACAGGCATCGTCGCTTTCTTCAAGGAGTCGTTCCGGGAGTTTAAGCGCGTTCGTTGGCCGAAGCGCCGTGAGGTGGTTGTGTACACGGCGGCCTGTTTGCTGGTGTGTGCCATCTTGGGTGTGCTCATTTGGGCGTTTGATATCGGCGTTTCCGCGGCGATGTCGGCCATCGGCGTAGATTAA
- the rpmG gene encoding 50S ribosomal protein L33: MREIITLACTECKQRNYTTTKNKKNDPDRLELKKYCPTCNSHTTHRETR; this comes from the coding sequence ATGCGCGAGATCATCACCCTCGCTTGCACGGAGTGCAAACAGAGGAACTATACCACGACGAAGAACAAGAAGAATGATCCGGATCGCCTTGAGCTGAAGAAGTATTGCCCCACCTGCAACTCGCACACGACGCACCGCGAGACCCGTTGA
- the sigH gene encoding RNA polymerase sporulation sigma factor SigH: MYETMTDEELVEAVHQGDTDALDYLIHKYKNFVRAKARSYFLIGADREDIVQEGMIGLYKSIRDFRGDKLSSFKAFAELCITRQIITAIKTATRQKHIPLNSYVSLDKPIYDEDSDRTLLDVICTVRVADPEELIINQEEFDDIEGKMSELLSDLERQVLMLYLDGRSYQEIAVDLARHVKSIDNALQRVKRKLEKYLTVRNVI; encoded by the coding sequence CTGTACGAAACCATGACGGACGAAGAGTTGGTCGAGGCTGTCCATCAGGGCGATACCGATGCGCTCGACTATCTCATTCACAAATACAAGAACTTCGTACGTGCAAAGGCGAGATCGTACTTTCTCATTGGGGCGGATCGGGAAGACATCGTGCAGGAAGGTATGATCGGGCTGTACAAGTCTATCCGCGATTTTCGCGGAGACAAGCTCTCCTCCTTCAAGGCGTTCGCTGAGCTGTGCATCACGCGCCAAATTATCACCGCTATTAAAACGGCCACGAGACAAAAGCATATTCCGCTCAATTCCTATGTTTCCCTGGACAAGCCCATTTACGATGAGGATTCGGACCGCACGCTGCTCGATGTGATCTGCACGGTGCGCGTGGCGGATCCGGAAGAGCTGATTATAAACCAGGAAGAGTTTGACGATATTGAAGGTAAGATGTCCGAACTCCTGAGCGACCTTGAGCGGCAGGTGCTCATGCTCTACCTCGATGGGCGATCTTACCAGGAGATTGCCGTTGATCTCGCGCGGCACGTCAAGTCCATCGACAACGCGCTGCAGAGAGTCAAGCGGAAGCTCGAGAAGTACTTGACGGTGCGCAACGTGATATGA
- a CDS encoding YacP-like NYN domain-containing protein has product MKRSASGRKGRPTRLVIVDGYNVIARRAGRSLAQIEDLEEARREIEDLLSQYRAMYGEDVIVVYDAHRRPGLGHEEERAGVRVVFTEAGETADARIERLVYELRDDYREITVATSDAAEQQVALGGGALRISANELLVRLEKMRDDIDREAKRQEAGDRHTLRDALSGELASQLERWRRR; this is encoded by the coding sequence ATGAAGCGGTCCGCCAGCGGGCGTAAGGGACGGCCGACGCGGCTCGTCATCGTCGATGGGTACAACGTCATCGCGAGGCGCGCGGGGCGAAGCCTTGCCCAAATTGAGGACCTGGAAGAGGCGCGCCGCGAGATCGAGGACCTGTTGAGCCAGTACCGGGCCATGTATGGCGAGGACGTGATCGTCGTGTACGATGCGCACCGCAGGCCGGGGCTGGGACACGAGGAAGAGCGCGCGGGCGTGCGGGTGGTCTTCACGGAGGCGGGAGAGACGGCGGACGCGCGCATCGAGCGCCTGGTGTACGAGTTGCGGGACGATTACCGAGAGATCACCGTCGCCACGTCCGATGCGGCCGAGCAGCAGGTGGCCCTCGGCGGGGGCGCGCTCCGGATTTCTGCCAACGAATTGCTCGTGCGGCTCGAAAAGATGCGCGACGATATCGATCGCGAGGCGAAGCGCCAGGAGGCGGGCGATCGACACACGCTGCGTGACGCGCTTTCGGGCGAGTTGGCCAGCCAGCTCGAGCGATGGCGGCGGAGATAG
- the rlmB gene encoding 23S rRNA (guanosine(2251)-2'-O)-methyltransferase RlmB gives MNMSMRDGGRPRAPLPEADDLVKGRHAVLAALEGERPVNKVWVAEGASGMEAIVAQARSRGVVVQFVPRSRLDEMASAHQGVVAQVAPYAYADLDDVIARQTGQPPLVVVLDEIADPHNFGAILRTAEACGAQGVVIGKRRQAQVTDVVAKAAAGALEALPVARVANVAQALVRLKEAGYWVVGADVRAEVPYTAIDYRGATAVVIGSEGQGMRRWVREQCDFLASIPILGRVQSLNASVAAGVLLYEAVRQRA, from the coding sequence ATGAACATGTCCATGAGAGACGGTGGGCGCCCCCGGGCGCCGCTCCCGGAGGCTGACGATCTCGTCAAGGGCCGGCATGCCGTGTTGGCCGCGCTGGAAGGCGAGCGCCCTGTGAACAAGGTCTGGGTGGCGGAGGGCGCCTCGGGTATGGAAGCCATCGTGGCCCAGGCGAGATCGCGCGGCGTCGTGGTGCAATTTGTGCCGCGAAGCCGGTTGGATGAGATGGCCAGCGCGCACCAAGGCGTCGTGGCGCAAGTGGCGCCTTACGCCTATGCCGATCTCGACGACGTGATCGCCCGGCAGACGGGTCAGCCGCCGCTCGTGGTGGTGCTGGATGAGATTGCGGATCCGCACAATTTCGGCGCCATTCTGCGCACGGCGGAGGCGTGCGGCGCGCAGGGCGTGGTGATTGGCAAGCGCCGTCAGGCGCAAGTGACCGATGTGGTCGCCAAGGCGGCGGCCGGGGCGCTGGAGGCATTGCCGGTGGCGCGGGTGGCCAATGTGGCGCAGGCGCTTGTGCGCCTGAAGGAAGCCGGCTACTGGGTGGTCGGCGCCGATGTGCGCGCGGAGGTGCCGTACACCGCCATCGATTACCGGGGAGCCACCGCGGTGGTCATCGGTTCGGAGGGCCAAGGGATGCGCCGGTGGGTGCGGGAGCAGTGCGACTTTCTGGCGTCCATCCCCATCTTGGGCCGGGTGCAGAGTCTGAACGCCTCGGTCGCGGCGGGGGTCCTGCTGTATGAAGCGGTCCGCCAGCGGGCGTAA
- a CDS encoding Mini-ribonuclease 3, translating to MKVNWRVDEVSPLALAFLGDAVWEVYARNHCLNLGIHRPRDLQRQVTRYVSAVAQAEALRLIEPSLTDAERDVIRRGRNQKSSHTRRNVDVVVYRLATGFEALVGHLYASGERTRLDEIAAEALAALDAEQERAKEP from the coding sequence ATGAAGGTGAACTGGCGCGTCGACGAGGTGTCCCCGCTCGCGCTCGCCTTCTTGGGCGACGCGGTGTGGGAGGTGTACGCGCGCAACCACTGTCTCAATCTCGGCATTCACCGCCCGCGCGATCTCCAGCGTCAGGTCACCCGCTACGTCTCGGCCGTGGCCCAGGCCGAGGCGCTGCGCCTGATTGAACCGTCGCTGACGGATGCCGAGCGAGACGTCATCCGGCGCGGGCGCAATCAGAAGTCGTCGCACACGCGCCGGAATGTCGATGTGGTCGTCTATCGGCTGGCGACCGGCTTTGAGGCGCTGGTCGGCCACCTGTACGCGTCGGGCGAGCGGACGCGGCTCGACGAGATCGCCGCGGAAGCGCTGGCCGCGCTCGACGCGGAACAAGAAAGAGCGAAGGAGCCATGA
- the cysS gene encoding cysteine--tRNA ligase — protein MGIVLYNTLTGRKEPLQTIEPGKVRFYACGPTVYHFFHLGNARMFVVFDTIRRYLEYRGYEVRFVQNFTDVDDRIIQRAQELGVSPRELAEENIRYYFEDAGKLFIRPASVHPRVTECIDDIIRFIQDLIDRGHAYERNGSVYFDTSSFPEYGKLSHQSPDDMRAGYRIEVQDEKDDPTDFALWKAAKPGEEWWPSPWGPGRPGWHIECSVMNYLYLGEQIDIHAGGRDLVFPHHENEIAQSEAHSGKVFARYWLHNGTLNINGEKMSKSTGNFIMARDLLARRDPRAVRFFLLSAHYRNPLNYTEDALDQAEQALARIDRLIRDLEHRAAALAGLRGALDRADEAPTEAGLADVDQIRGAFVRAMDDDFNTADGMAAMFDGVRHINTRLEAGGVSAGDLLAYRDLLVELLGVLGIPKKAEERLEDEIERLIAERAEARKRRDFARADEIRDALRHRGIVLEDTPYGTRWSYES, from the coding sequence GTGGGAATTGTGCTCTACAACACGCTGACCGGCAGGAAGGAACCGCTTCAGACCATCGAGCCTGGCAAGGTGCGCTTTTACGCGTGCGGCCCGACGGTGTATCACTTCTTCCACCTCGGCAACGCGCGGATGTTCGTCGTGTTCGACACCATCCGCCGTTACCTCGAATACCGAGGCTATGAGGTCCGCTTCGTCCAGAACTTCACGGACGTCGACGATCGCATCATTCAACGCGCCCAGGAGCTCGGCGTGAGCCCGCGCGAGCTCGCCGAGGAAAACATTCGTTACTACTTCGAGGACGCGGGCAAGCTGTTTATTCGTCCGGCAAGCGTGCATCCCCGCGTGACGGAGTGCATCGATGATATCATCCGCTTCATTCAGGATCTGATCGATCGCGGCCACGCCTACGAGCGGAACGGCAGCGTCTACTTCGATACGTCGTCCTTCCCGGAGTACGGAAAGCTCTCTCATCAGTCGCCCGACGACATGCGCGCCGGGTATCGCATTGAAGTGCAGGACGAAAAGGACGACCCGACCGACTTCGCGCTGTGGAAGGCGGCGAAGCCCGGCGAGGAGTGGTGGCCGAGCCCCTGGGGCCCCGGGCGCCCGGGTTGGCACATCGAGTGCTCCGTGATGAATTACCTGTACCTCGGCGAGCAGATCGACATTCACGCGGGCGGGCGCGATCTCGTCTTTCCACACCACGAGAACGAGATCGCCCAGAGTGAGGCCCACTCCGGCAAGGTGTTCGCCAGGTACTGGCTTCACAACGGCACCCTGAACATCAACGGAGAGAAGATGTCGAAGTCGACGGGGAACTTCATCATGGCGCGGGACTTGCTCGCGCGAAGGGACCCGCGCGCCGTGCGGTTTTTCCTGCTGTCGGCGCACTATCGAAACCCCCTCAACTACACGGAGGATGCGCTGGATCAGGCCGAGCAGGCGCTCGCGCGCATCGACCGCCTCATCCGGGATTTGGAGCACCGCGCCGCGGCGCTCGCAGGCCTGCGCGGTGCGCTCGACCGCGCGGACGAAGCCCCGACGGAGGCAGGGCTCGCCGACGTGGACCAAATCCGAGGCGCCTTTGTGCGAGCGATGGATGACGACTTCAACACGGCGGACGGCATGGCGGCCATGTTCGATGGCGTGCGCCACATCAACACGCGGCTGGAGGCCGGCGGCGTATCCGCTGGCGATCTCCTTGCGTACCGCGATCTCCTGGTCGAGCTTTTGGGGGTGCTCGGGATCCCCAAGAAAGCGGAGGAGCGGCTGGAGGACGAGATCGAGCGGCTCATTGCAGAGCGCGCTGAAGCGCGGAAGCGGCGCGATTTTGCGCGGGCGGACGAGATCCGCGATGCGCTGCGCCACCGCGGCATCGTGCTGGAAGACACGCCGTACGGCACGCGCTGGAGTTACGAGTCATGA
- the gltX gene encoding glutamate--tRNA ligase, with translation MTVRVRFAPSPTGHLHIGGVRTALFNFLYARHTGGRLILRLEDTDVDRNVPGAEQAFVEAFKWLGLTWDEGFDIGGPYGPYRCSERLPIYRAYAEELMASGRAYACFCAQGGAHEERPDEDEDDGPRAGTSGCAGECRAMDPELARKRVKAGEPHAVRFLAPPGPAVVVRDRIRGEIAFEREELRDFVILKRDGMPTYNFQVAIDDHLMAITHVIRGEEHLSNTPRQLLIYEALGFTPPEFAHLPIVLDETRKKLSKRDPNVLPVSAYRELGYLPEAIVNFLALLGWSPGGEEEMFGLDELCARFDLDRVGRAGAVFDLAKFRWMANQYFKALEPAKAVRLIREQAARLNYALPPYADDDWLARAVALVQDGLACARDFFAAARVWLEPDVAYDEEALALISTEGAARVIRAYLSASEADPAWNEEANRARLQAVGRELGVKGRDLLMPVRAALTGQTHGPDLQKSMALLPRHIALARMRRAAEIAHAEGHPGR, from the coding sequence GTGACGGTGCGCGTGCGATTTGCGCCGAGCCCGACGGGACATCTGCACATTGGTGGCGTGCGCACGGCCCTGTTTAACTTCCTGTACGCGCGCCACACCGGTGGTCGCTTGATCCTCCGACTCGAGGATACAGATGTGGACCGGAATGTGCCGGGAGCGGAACAGGCGTTTGTCGAAGCGTTCAAGTGGCTTGGGCTGACGTGGGACGAGGGGTTTGATATCGGGGGGCCGTACGGGCCGTACCGGTGCAGCGAACGGCTGCCCATCTACCGTGCGTATGCAGAAGAGCTCATGGCGTCTGGGCGGGCGTATGCCTGCTTCTGCGCTCAGGGCGGGGCGCACGAGGAGCGCCCGGACGAGGATGAAGACGACGGGCCTCGCGCGGGAACCAGCGGCTGTGCCGGCGAGTGCAGGGCGATGGACCCGGAGCTCGCGCGGAAGCGCGTGAAGGCGGGTGAGCCTCATGCCGTTCGCTTTCTCGCTCCACCGGGCCCAGCCGTCGTGGTGCGCGACAGGATCCGGGGCGAAATCGCGTTTGAACGCGAGGAGCTGCGGGACTTTGTCATCCTGAAGCGCGACGGCATGCCCACCTACAACTTTCAGGTCGCCATTGACGACCACTTGATGGCGATCACGCACGTGATCCGGGGCGAGGAACACTTGTCGAACACCCCGCGCCAGTTGCTCATCTACGAGGCGCTCGGCTTTACCCCGCCCGAGTTTGCGCATCTGCCGATCGTGCTCGACGAGACGCGCAAGAAACTGTCGAAGCGGGATCCGAACGTCCTCCCGGTGTCGGCCTATCGCGAGTTGGGATACCTGCCGGAGGCCATCGTCAATTTCCTGGCGCTGCTCGGTTGGTCGCCGGGGGGCGAGGAGGAGATGTTCGGCCTGGACGAGCTATGCGCCCGCTTTGACCTCGACCGCGTCGGCCGGGCTGGAGCCGTGTTCGATCTCGCCAAGTTCCGCTGGATGGCCAACCAGTACTTCAAGGCGCTTGAGCCCGCGAAGGCCGTACGCCTGATTCGCGAGCAGGCCGCGCGCCTCAACTACGCGCTTCCGCCTTACGCGGACGACGATTGGCTGGCGAGAGCAGTGGCGCTGGTCCAGGACGGGCTCGCCTGTGCGCGCGACTTTTTTGCCGCGGCGCGGGTGTGGCTCGAGCCCGACGTGGCGTACGATGAAGAAGCGCTTGCGCTCATCTCGACGGAGGGCGCCGCGCGCGTGATTCGCGCCTATCTGTCGGCCTCCGAGGCGGATCCGGCGTGGAACGAGGAGGCCAACCGCGCCCGCCTCCAGGCGGTGGGCCGCGAGCTTGGCGTGAAGGGACGGGACCTATTGATGCCGGTTCGCGCCGCGCTGACGGGCCAGACGCACGGGCCGGATCTGCAGAAGTCGATGGCGCTCTTACCGCGCCACATTGCGCTTGCGCGCATGCGCCGCGCCGCCGAAATCGCCCATGCAGAAGGTCATCCGGGGAGGTGA
- the ispF gene encoding 2-C-methyl-D-erythritol 2,4-cyclodiphosphate synthase, which produces MRIGLGYDVHRIVEGRPLVLGGVHIDAPFGLDGHSDADVIAHAIMDALLGSLALGDIGQHFPPNDERFEGADSLMLMREVVAMVERAGYRVGNVDVMVIAERPKLLPHVPEMRRRIAEALGVSDADVSIKATTNERMGFIGRGEGIAAQAVALVLPGERGRAR; this is translated from the coding sequence ATGCGGATTGGACTCGGGTATGACGTGCACCGGATCGTGGAGGGCAGGCCGCTCGTGTTGGGGGGCGTGCACATCGACGCGCCGTTTGGGCTTGACGGCCACTCGGATGCCGACGTGATCGCGCATGCCATCATGGACGCGCTGCTTGGCAGTCTCGCCCTGGGCGACATTGGCCAGCACTTCCCGCCGAACGACGAGCGCTTCGAGGGCGCGGACAGCCTGATGCTGATGCGCGAAGTGGTTGCGATGGTCGAGCGCGCGGGCTACCGCGTGGGCAATGTGGACGTGATGGTCATTGCGGAGCGCCCGAAGCTCCTACCGCACGTTCCCGAGATGAGGCGGCGCATTGCCGAGGCGCTCGGCGTGAGCGATGCGGACGTCTCCATCAAGGCGACGACCAATGAGCGGATGGGCTTCATTGGCCGCGGCGAAGGCATCGCGGCGCAGGCCGTGGCGCTCGTGTTGCCGGGGGAGAGGGGGCGAGCGCGGTGA
- a CDS encoding IspD/TarI family cytidylyltransferase — MWVAIVVAAGEGRRMGFKKQFLDLAGRSMWLRSAEAMLAGGADEIVVVASAADVARMEEEARHAQLAVHFALGGATRHESVVSGVKRALERMAAGGADLAHSALAVHDAARPFVSAEDVRRVFEAAMRCGGAVLGSPCRDTVKRVASGWVQETIPRDELFLAETPQALRADLAPSVYLERTYAADEAPTDDSGAMEAAGVPVVAVTSMAYNGKITTPADLDYARFLALERWGRPEHADWTRV; from the coding sequence ATGTGGGTGGCTATCGTGGTGGCGGCCGGAGAAGGCCGCCGCATGGGTTTCAAGAAGCAATTTCTTGATCTCGCAGGACGCTCGATGTGGCTTCGTTCCGCCGAGGCGATGTTGGCCGGGGGCGCCGACGAGATCGTCGTCGTGGCCTCGGCCGCGGACGTCGCGCGCATGGAGGAGGAAGCCCGCCACGCGCAGCTTGCGGTTCACTTCGCGCTCGGCGGTGCCACGCGCCATGAGTCCGTCGTGTCGGGCGTGAAGCGCGCGTTAGAGCGCATGGCGGCCGGCGGGGCGGATCTGGCCCACTCGGCCCTGGCCGTTCACGATGCGGCTCGCCCCTTTGTCTCCGCGGAGGATGTGCGGCGCGTGTTTGAGGCAGCCATGCGCTGCGGGGGTGCCGTGCTCGGTTCTCCGTGCCGTGACACGGTCAAGCGGGTGGCCAGTGGGTGGGTGCAGGAGACGATTCCGCGCGACGAACTATTTTTGGCGGAGACCCCGCAGGCGCTGCGCGCCGACCTGGCGCCGTCTGTGTACCTGGAACGCACGTACGCGGCGGACGAAGCGCCCACCGACGACAGCGGGGCGATGGAGGCAGCTGGCGTTCCGGTTGTGGCCGTGACGTCGATGGCGTACAACGGCAAGATCACGACGCCGGCAGACTTGGATTACGCGCGGTTTTTGGCGCTCGAACGGTGGGGGAGGCCGGAACATGCGGATTGGACTCGGGTATGA